In Xanthocytophaga agilis, a genomic segment contains:
- a CDS encoding RagB/SusD family nutrient uptake outer membrane protein, producing the protein MHKRILLCVFLLLAGAAPSCTNLDEEVFDTLTTDIYYQDKNSVIAALVRPYEHGHWVGWDGDRWILQELTADHFVWTQKGKHGYDGGDWIRLHGHNWNADDNHIYGSWVGPFQGIGQCNVFLQDFKGLDYSKLGLTDTDKAQHLAELRTLRAWFYLFLIDFFRTVPIVEDNVTLKPQSTPQEVFAFIEKELKESLPGLPLNGRAGRWDQGGAASLLLRLYMNAEKWTGTARFTDAAQIAQEIIDGKYGNYSIDPDYKGPFRSGIKGYRSPENIMEFPHAKNIYEFGWMYNATMHYQARYGLDNDWGGWNGVHLTPSRDLTGSLYNHKLGMPYEKYADGDKRKQPFHTTGTGGAYEGFFLVGQLYEFNKAQKFGYDSTKAVNGTEEWNGKPLQFVDQVGRFSEGATGLAKGSHVNTGEENSGVRLLKFPWLPLSENLFQFNSATEIRLAEIYYSLAECKYRNGDKAAAAKLLDAVRKRNFEPSAWPAQSYEANLAKLTDDEFVDELGREFLGERHRRTDLVRWNRFGEEWWDKPKDPKDLSVFPIPNRALNANPLLKPNDQ; encoded by the coding sequence ATGCATAAACGTATTCTCTTGTGTGTGTTTTTGCTGCTGGCTGGCGCAGCCCCTTCCTGTACCAATCTGGATGAGGAAGTATTTGATACACTGACAACAGACATTTATTATCAGGATAAAAACTCTGTCATTGCAGCCCTAGTTCGTCCTTATGAACATGGACACTGGGTAGGCTGGGATGGAGACCGCTGGATTTTACAAGAATTGACCGCAGATCATTTTGTATGGACCCAGAAAGGAAAACATGGATACGATGGAGGTGACTGGATACGTTTGCATGGCCACAACTGGAATGCAGATGATAATCATATCTATGGAAGCTGGGTTGGTCCCTTTCAAGGCATTGGACAATGTAATGTATTCTTACAGGACTTTAAAGGGCTTGATTACAGTAAGTTAGGATTGACTGATACAGATAAGGCTCAGCATCTGGCAGAATTACGTACTCTCAGAGCCTGGTTTTATTTATTCCTGATCGACTTCTTCCGCACTGTCCCTATTGTAGAAGATAATGTAACCCTAAAACCTCAATCTACTCCGCAGGAGGTATTTGCATTCATTGAAAAAGAATTAAAAGAGTCACTTCCTGGACTACCTCTGAATGGACGTGCTGGAAGATGGGATCAAGGTGGTGCTGCCTCCTTATTGTTACGCCTGTACATGAATGCAGAGAAGTGGACTGGAACAGCCCGCTTTACCGATGCCGCTCAGATAGCTCAGGAGATCATTGATGGAAAGTATGGTAACTACAGCATTGATCCTGATTACAAAGGACCTTTCCGTTCAGGTATTAAAGGGTATCGTTCTCCAGAAAATATCATGGAGTTTCCACATGCCAAAAATATCTATGAATTTGGATGGATGTACAATGCCACCATGCATTACCAGGCTCGTTATGGATTGGACAATGATTGGGGTGGATGGAATGGTGTTCACCTGACTCCTTCCCGTGATCTCACAGGAAGTCTGTACAACCATAAACTAGGCATGCCTTATGAAAAATATGCAGATGGAGACAAACGTAAACAGCCCTTCCATACTACTGGAACCGGAGGTGCATATGAAGGCTTCTTTTTAGTAGGTCAATTGTATGAATTTAACAAGGCTCAAAAGTTCGGATATGATAGTACAAAAGCAGTTAATGGTACAGAAGAATGGAATGGCAAGCCACTACAGTTTGTAGATCAGGTAGGTCGTTTCTCAGAAGGTGCTACCGGACTTGCCAAAGGTTCACATGTAAATACAGGTGAAGAAAATTCTGGTGTACGATTGCTGAAATTCCCTTGGTTACCACTTTCCGAAAATCTGTTTCAGTTTAACTCTGCTACTGAAATTCGCCTTGCAGAAATTTACTATTCATTGGCAGAATGCAAATATCGTAACGGAGATAAAGCTGCAGCGGCAAAGCTACTGGATGCCGTACGTAAGCGTAACTTTGAGCCAAGTGCATGGCCTGCCCAAAGTTACGAAGCGAATCTGGCTAAACTCACAGATGACGAGTTTGTAGATGAGTTGGGTCGGGAGTTTTTGGGTGAACGCCACCGTAGAACAGATCTGGTGCGTTGGAATCGTTTTGGTGAAGAGTGGTGGGATAAACCTAAAGATCCTAAGGATCTGTCTGTGTTTCCAATTCCAAACCGGGCTCTAAACGCCAATCCATTGCTTAAACCTAATGATCAATAA
- a CDS encoding DUF5694 domain-containing protein codes for MKSFFVPVICFLPLCFLPVFASAQTNTDKIKVYLLGTFHFGKTSDKHSTSFPDLNSPKRQKELDQIADAINRAGISKIFVERSYFLQTALDSLGELYINNKPMDSLEKRNEIYQVAYRAKRKNKAIQVVATDRKMELPYADLDEYESMNPDSKFGGEFFKESYIVKQKRLKLNESTLQEYYLSINSEASRKSSQADFLHYALSYGDKSDFTGTKFTTSWYERNLIIFTNILRHLDPKTDSGILVLYGSSHTAVLRQFFENHDRFQIVELDKLFGEARK; via the coding sequence ATGAAATCTTTCTTTGTTCCGGTTATTTGCTTCTTGCCTCTATGCTTTCTACCTGTTTTTGCTTCTGCTCAAACTAACACAGATAAGATAAAGGTGTATCTTTTAGGTACGTTCCATTTTGGTAAAACCTCCGATAAACACTCTACCTCCTTTCCTGACTTAAATTCTCCCAAACGTCAGAAGGAGCTGGATCAGATTGCTGACGCGATTAATCGGGCTGGGATATCCAAAATTTTTGTAGAGCGTTCCTATTTTCTGCAAACAGCCTTAGATTCATTAGGTGAACTCTACATAAACAATAAACCAATGGATAGCCTGGAGAAACGAAACGAGATTTATCAGGTCGCTTATCGGGCTAAGCGTAAAAATAAGGCAATTCAGGTAGTTGCTACAGATCGCAAGATGGAACTGCCATATGCTGATCTGGATGAATATGAATCCATGAATCCGGATAGCAAATTCGGAGGGGAATTTTTTAAAGAATCCTACATTGTAAAACAGAAAAGGCTGAAATTGAATGAGTCAACACTACAGGAGTACTACCTAAGTATCAATAGCGAAGCGAGTCGGAAATCAAGCCAGGCTGATTTTCTGCATTATGCTCTTTCGTATGGAGATAAATCTGATTTTACAGGTACAAAGTTTACTACCAGCTGGTATGAACGTAATCTGATTATCTTTACCAATATTCTACGTCATCTGGATCCAAAAACAGACTCGGGTATTTTGGTATTATATGGCTCCTCCCATACAGCGGTACTTCGCCAATTTTTCGAAAATCATGACCGATTTCAGATTGTAGAGCTGGATAAACTTTTCGGAGAAGCACGTAAATAA
- a CDS encoding YcxB family protein: MPIELPLKIHIKFVPDQIRAIYQIGWDKGIQLFNKIHSVYAVIFKLFFGLTSILFLLSFFYPVCLQIGMLTLILGMCVYIPHYNAKRKILSAQSPKKKAVEDWIAHKSKVKSYILEIDDLQVTLYEDTVPHIFPWSTFQQYLISETFIILSDTHLNESQSLLLPKAGMTAEEYRLLSEIIEQKMEDKTRLTMSS; this comes from the coding sequence ATGCCAATAGAACTGCCACTAAAAATTCACATCAAGTTTGTACCAGATCAAATCAGAGCCATATATCAAATAGGATGGGACAAGGGTATACAGTTATTTAATAAGATTCATAGTGTATATGCAGTTATCTTTAAACTATTTTTTGGCCTGACATCCATTTTGTTTTTACTTTCCTTCTTTTATCCTGTTTGTCTGCAAATAGGTATGCTTACTCTGATTTTGGGCATGTGTGTTTATATACCCCATTATAACGCAAAGCGTAAGATTCTATCAGCACAAAGTCCGAAAAAGAAGGCTGTCGAAGATTGGATTGCCCACAAATCAAAAGTGAAAAGTTACATTCTGGAGATAGACGATTTACAGGTAACGCTTTATGAGGATACAGTTCCTCATATATTTCCTTGGAGTACTTTTCAACAATATCTCATTTCAGAAACCTTTATTATTCTCTCAGACACTCATCTCAATGAGTCCCAGAGTTTATTGTTGCCCAAAGCAGGAATGACAGCCGAAGAATATAGGTTATTGTCTGAAATTATCGAGCAGAAAATGGAGGATAAAACACGTTTGACTATGTCATCCTAA
- a CDS encoding DUF2214 family protein, giving the protein MDTLLIRQLLVVMHLSGLVLMAGTTVTEFVVFRTFISLFKTKGVASASFLKLMSGLEKILLAGGVLLVLSGSGLMAITEGVFLHQTWLKLKLMLILLLPLNGMLVGSPQMKKLRNSLSDQDSEVNLTIKSIVTKLNIFHTIHLFVFLLIIVLAVFKFN; this is encoded by the coding sequence ATGGATACACTACTGATAAGACAATTGCTTGTGGTTATGCATCTTTCCGGCCTTGTGCTAATGGCCGGTACTACGGTAACAGAATTTGTCGTTTTCCGCACTTTTATAAGTTTGTTTAAGACAAAGGGAGTAGCATCAGCAAGCTTTTTAAAACTCATGTCCGGCCTTGAAAAAATTTTACTAGCAGGTGGAGTACTATTGGTACTTTCCGGGAGTGGTCTGATGGCGATAACGGAAGGCGTTTTTTTGCACCAGACATGGCTTAAGTTAAAACTGATGCTTATCTTGCTACTTCCGCTAAATGGAATGCTGGTCGGAAGTCCGCAGATGAAAAAGTTAAGAAATAGCCTATCTGATCAGGATAGTGAGGTAAATTTAACAATCAAATCCATTGTAACTAAACTAAACATATTTCATACAATTCACTTGTTTGTGTTTTTACTAATTATCGTACTGGCAGTTTTTAAATTTAATTAG
- a CDS encoding zinc-ribbon domain containing protein, with protein sequence MDWACDECLQNGKAIKGDPTKQLFCHAPPHFAYFDKEKECRVCKETFVFTKSEQQYWYDHLNFWVQATRIYCLKCQSAKKQQDRISQLLNNFDYLDIEKLKEVVALYLTQGNYEKAKYHLTRGKKLRQRDSLEYINLDSWINEIKKIEKGKISAS encoded by the coding sequence ATGGATTGGGCATGTGACGAATGTCTGCAAAACGGAAAAGCAATCAAAGGAGATCCAACGAAACAGTTGTTTTGTCACGCTCCCCCACACTTTGCTTACTTTGATAAGGAAAAAGAATGCAGAGTATGTAAAGAAACCTTTGTCTTTACTAAATCCGAACAACAGTACTGGTATGATCACTTGAATTTCTGGGTACAGGCAACAAGAATATACTGCCTTAAATGTCAATCTGCCAAGAAACAGCAAGATCGTATCTCACAGTTGCTGAACAACTTCGATTATCTGGATATTGAAAAACTTAAGGAAGTTGTAGCCTTATATCTGACACAAGGTAATTATGAAAAAGCCAAATACCATCTGACACGCGGTAAAAAGCTGAGACAAAGAGATAGTCTGGAGTACATCAACTTAGATAGCTGGATAAATGAAATCAAAAAAATAGAGAAAGGGAAGATATCCGCTTCCTGA
- a CDS encoding peptidoglycan DD-metalloendopeptidase family protein, with product MFIRILYPLLFLLVSVAHAQAPKEAPKYTKAVLHFKSLFNEGKYDSIFSLFSADMQAQFPIDKTVDFLSATKSVSGKMVSANFESYESSYAIYKAQFERRVYSFYISLNNSQINGLLLQPYMPANLPKLNRNLSKLILPFKGRWTVLWGGDTKELNYHVEVAMQKGAFDFIVTDSTGKSYRTDSKTNQDYYAFGKEILAVCDAQVIMVVDGINDNVPGTVNPLFVTGNTVILKTSKNEFIVYAHFQKHSILVKEGQTVRQGDLLGKCGNSGNSTEPHLHFHMQNVEDMNVATGAKCYFTNIIVDGVKKTESSPIRNERVENQN from the coding sequence ATGTTTATTCGTATACTATATCCGTTATTATTTCTTTTGGTGTCTGTCGCTCATGCTCAAGCGCCAAAAGAAGCCCCCAAATACACAAAGGCTGTTTTACATTTTAAATCCCTTTTCAATGAAGGTAAATACGACAGTATTTTCTCTCTGTTTTCAGCTGACATGCAAGCGCAATTTCCCATAGATAAAACAGTGGACTTTCTGAGTGCGACCAAAAGCGTTTCCGGTAAGATGGTGTCGGCCAATTTTGAAAGTTATGAATCGTCCTATGCTATTTATAAGGCCCAGTTTGAAAGAAGGGTCTATTCCTTCTATATTTCACTCAACAACAGTCAGATTAATGGACTTCTGTTGCAGCCTTACATGCCAGCCAATCTTCCTAAACTAAACCGGAATCTATCAAAACTAATCCTACCCTTTAAAGGTAGATGGACAGTGCTTTGGGGTGGGGATACAAAAGAACTCAATTATCATGTGGAGGTAGCCATGCAAAAAGGAGCCTTTGACTTTATTGTTACCGACTCAACTGGCAAGTCTTACAGAACCGATAGTAAGACAAATCAGGATTATTATGCATTTGGAAAAGAGATTCTTGCGGTCTGTGATGCACAGGTCATAATGGTAGTTGACGGCATTAATGATAACGTTCCTGGTACAGTAAATCCACTGTTTGTTACGGGTAACACTGTTATCTTAAAAACAAGTAAGAATGAATTTATTGTGTATGCTCATTTTCAGAAACATTCAATCCTGGTAAAGGAAGGTCAAACGGTCAGACAAGGTGATTTGTTAGGTAAGTGTGGAAACTCAGGTAATTCGACCGAACCTCATTTGCACTTTCACATGCAGAATGTAGAAGATATGAATGTTGCTACAGGAGCAAAATGCTACTTTACGAACATCATTGTAGATGGAGTCAAAAAAACAGAGAGTTCACCCATTAGAAATGAAAGAGTGGAAAACCAAAACTAA
- a CDS encoding MBL fold metallo-hydrolase — protein MSQLYKTHVCTFFLILVCGIGWGQTQNRVTILVDAFGKSDALKQDWGFAALVEYNGKRILFDTGNDSESFAYNVKTLNVDLKRLDLVVISHRHGDHTDGLHHLLKINPKVKIYTPNDEYFGGPTPPAFFRRPVDSLPAHMRYFKGKVPKQIPHGSPWKSANLVRVDSVTELMPGIRLVRNISQTKFFSETPELSLAIDTPQGQVLLVGCSHPGIETILTSMTIPEKPVHVVIGGLHMVNADEKEANRLAQALLEKWKIKNIAPGHCTGEVTFSALQQHFGKNYLYAGVGTILDLP, from the coding sequence ATGAGCCAGTTATACAAAACCCATGTGTGTACTTTTTTTCTGATACTAGTATGTGGTATAGGTTGGGGACAGACCCAAAACCGTGTTACTATTCTGGTTGATGCGTTTGGCAAATCTGATGCACTTAAACAGGACTGGGGATTTGCAGCCCTCGTTGAATACAATGGTAAACGCATTCTTTTTGACACAGGCAACGATTCAGAATCGTTTGCTTACAATGTAAAAACACTGAATGTGGATCTAAAACGGCTCGACCTGGTAGTTATTTCGCATCGTCATGGAGATCATACAGATGGATTGCATCATTTATTGAAAATAAATCCAAAAGTTAAGATTTATACTCCCAATGATGAATACTTCGGCGGGCCTACTCCTCCCGCTTTCTTCCGGCGACCTGTGGATAGCCTGCCAGCTCACATGCGTTATTTTAAAGGCAAGGTTCCTAAACAAATACCACATGGTAGCCCATGGAAGTCTGCAAACCTGGTCAGAGTTGACAGTGTCACAGAACTGATGCCGGGCATTCGACTGGTACGTAATATTTCACAAACCAAATTTTTCAGCGAAACTCCCGAACTTTCCTTAGCTATTGATACCCCACAAGGGCAGGTGTTGTTGGTAGGATGTTCACATCCGGGAATTGAAACTATCCTTACTTCAATGACTATACCTGAGAAACCTGTGCATGTAGTGATTGGCGGGTTGCATATGGTAAATGCAGATGAGAAAGAAGCCAATCGATTAGCCCAGGCACTGCTTGAGAAATGGAAGATAAAAAATATAGCACCCGGACATTGTACTGGTGAAGTTACTTTTTCAGCCTTACAGCAACATTTTGGAAAAAACTATCTGTATGCAGGCGTAGGGACTATTCTCGATTTACCTTAA
- a CDS encoding SMI1/KNR4 family protein, producing the protein MAKSKKSLSKIKETYPKEHYKYMGFLTEYIADSGDSTKGLTEKKVVEIEAQLGVTFPVSYRELYLLLGGNWAFNIVGVNDYRFPEFEEMRAYAKCYFEACEQDSEIKSDLVFTDNLFVFSVFKQNGFFSFFYLDEGENPAIYEYEGGNGYYKIAEDMADFIINKVGWYEGYLIGKRWEEEKNKKRI; encoded by the coding sequence ATGGCCAAATCAAAAAAAAGCCTTTCCAAAATCAAAGAAACATATCCCAAAGAACATTATAAGTACATGGGATTTCTGACTGAGTATATTGCAGATAGCGGTGACAGTACTAAAGGACTTACTGAAAAAAAAGTAGTTGAGATAGAGGCTCAGCTCGGGGTCACTTTTCCGGTCAGCTATCGGGAGTTATATTTACTATTAGGAGGTAATTGGGCATTTAACATTGTAGGGGTAAATGATTACCGATTTCCTGAGTTCGAAGAAATGAGAGCTTATGCGAAATGCTATTTTGAAGCATGTGAGCAGGATAGCGAGATCAAATCAGACTTGGTTTTTACGGATAACTTGTTCGTGTTTTCCGTTTTTAAACAAAACGGCTTTTTTAGTTTCTTCTATCTGGATGAGGGAGAAAATCCTGCTATATATGAATATGAAGGAGGAAATGGATATTATAAGATAGCAGAAGACATGGCAGACTTTATTATTAATAAGGTAGGTTGGTATGAAGGATATCTTATTGGCAAGAGATGGGAAGAAGAGAAAAATAAGAAAAGAATATGA